A single window of Vigna unguiculata cultivar IT97K-499-35 chromosome 1, ASM411807v1, whole genome shotgun sequence DNA harbors:
- the LOC114180819 gene encoding homeobox-leucine zipper protein ATHB-6-like isoform X2: MKRLSSSDSPSTPLITICPSTTEHGTRNCQQHVYGREFQSMMLEGLDEEGCVDEVGHQSEKKRRLSIDQVKALEKNFEVENKLEPERKVKLAQELGLQPRQVAVWFQNRRARWKTKQLERDYGVLKANFDALKLNYDTLNHDNEALRKQIKELKSRLEEENTGSGGVSVKEEIMMPDSEDKTTMEQSKSEPSSESEDQLKYECFNANNNNNGCFVGASLFPVDFKDGSSDSDSSAILNEENHCSPITEHLLLSPESSSMNCLQFQKAYQAQYVVKMEEHNFFSADEACNFFSDEQAPTLQWWN, encoded by the exons ATGAAGAGACTTAGCAGCTCAGATTCTCCTTCCACTCCCCTCATCACAATTTGTCCCTCAACAACAG AACACGGTACGAGAAACTGCCAGCAGCACGTGTATGGTAGGGAGTTCCAATCGATGATGCTCGAGGGGCTTGACGAGGAAGGGTGTGTTGATGAAGTGGGACATCAATCTGAGAAAAAACGGCGTCTGAGTATAGATCAAGTGAAGGCTTTGGAGAAGAACTTCGAGGTTGAAAACAAGCTTGAACCTGAGAGGAAGGTCAAACTTGCCCAGGAACTTGGGTTGCAACCTAGACAAGTAGCTGTCTGGTTCCAAAACCGTCGAGCAAGGTGGAAAACCAAACAATTGGAGAGAGATTACGGTGTTCTCAAAGCCAATTTTGATGCCCTCAAGCTTAACTATGACACCCTCAATCACGATAACGAAGCTTTACGGAAGCAg ATAAAGGAGCTGAAATCGAGGCTGGAAGAAGAGAACACTGGAAGCGGCGGGGTTTCCGTGAAGGAGGAGATAATGATGCCTGATTCGGAGGACAAAACAACGATGGAACAAAGTAAGAGCGAGCCGAGTTCGGAATCCGAGGATCAGTTGAAGTACGAGTGTTTCAAcgccaacaacaacaacaacggTTGTTTCGTAGGCGCTTCGCTGTTCCCGGTGGACTTCAAAGACGGTTCTTCCGACAGCGATTCGAGCGCGATCTTGAACGAAGAGAACCACTGCAGCCCCATAACCGAACATCTGTTGCTGTCACCGGAATCTTCGTCGATGAACTGTTTGCAGTTTCAGAAAGCGTATCAGGCGCAGTACGTGGTGAAGATGGAGGAGCACAACTTCTTCAGCGCCGACGAGGCCTGCAATTTCTTTTCTGATGAACAAGCTCCAACGTTGCAGTGGTGGAACTGA
- the LOC114180819 gene encoding homeobox-leucine zipper protein ATHB-6-like isoform X1 has protein sequence MKRLSSSDSPSTPLITICPSTTEEHGTRNCQQHVYGREFQSMMLEGLDEEGCVDEVGHQSEKKRRLSIDQVKALEKNFEVENKLEPERKVKLAQELGLQPRQVAVWFQNRRARWKTKQLERDYGVLKANFDALKLNYDTLNHDNEALRKQIKELKSRLEEENTGSGGVSVKEEIMMPDSEDKTTMEQSKSEPSSESEDQLKYECFNANNNNNGCFVGASLFPVDFKDGSSDSDSSAILNEENHCSPITEHLLLSPESSSMNCLQFQKAYQAQYVVKMEEHNFFSADEACNFFSDEQAPTLQWWN, from the exons ATGAAGAGACTTAGCAGCTCAGATTCTCCTTCCACTCCCCTCATCACAATTTGTCCCTCAACAACAG AAGAACACGGTACGAGAAACTGCCAGCAGCACGTGTATGGTAGGGAGTTCCAATCGATGATGCTCGAGGGGCTTGACGAGGAAGGGTGTGTTGATGAAGTGGGACATCAATCTGAGAAAAAACGGCGTCTGAGTATAGATCAAGTGAAGGCTTTGGAGAAGAACTTCGAGGTTGAAAACAAGCTTGAACCTGAGAGGAAGGTCAAACTTGCCCAGGAACTTGGGTTGCAACCTAGACAAGTAGCTGTCTGGTTCCAAAACCGTCGAGCAAGGTGGAAAACCAAACAATTGGAGAGAGATTACGGTGTTCTCAAAGCCAATTTTGATGCCCTCAAGCTTAACTATGACACCCTCAATCACGATAACGAAGCTTTACGGAAGCAg ATAAAGGAGCTGAAATCGAGGCTGGAAGAAGAGAACACTGGAAGCGGCGGGGTTTCCGTGAAGGAGGAGATAATGATGCCTGATTCGGAGGACAAAACAACGATGGAACAAAGTAAGAGCGAGCCGAGTTCGGAATCCGAGGATCAGTTGAAGTACGAGTGTTTCAAcgccaacaacaacaacaacggTTGTTTCGTAGGCGCTTCGCTGTTCCCGGTGGACTTCAAAGACGGTTCTTCCGACAGCGATTCGAGCGCGATCTTGAACGAAGAGAACCACTGCAGCCCCATAACCGAACATCTGTTGCTGTCACCGGAATCTTCGTCGATGAACTGTTTGCAGTTTCAGAAAGCGTATCAGGCGCAGTACGTGGTGAAGATGGAGGAGCACAACTTCTTCAGCGCCGACGAGGCCTGCAATTTCTTTTCTGATGAACAAGCTCCAACGTTGCAGTGGTGGAACTGA